The sequence ACTTTCTTTTTCATATCATGGGTGTCTTATGGTTTGTTAATTTGATTTCAGGTGGGTGTCCAATGGTGTAGTTGGCTCTCCAGCGTTTGCAGCCTTTGATCAAGGTACTTATATTTTGCAGATTGTTTATGTAGTTTATGAGCTTGCTAGTTCTGCATGAAGCTGAAGACACACTATTCACATCCTCCAACCTTTGTAGGTTATGATGTTTTCCTCGGCAATTTTCGTGGTTTGGTTTCTAGAGAACATGTTGATAAGGGCCTTTCTTCAAGACAGTAagttctattaattcttttaggCGTGACAGTTAAGTTACTTCCAAAGTTGAAACACTATACGTGGCTAGTCAttgattattttttgttgaaTTTCGTTTTTCTGCCTGCAACAGATTGTTTAGGCTAAACTAAGTCTGGTGTAAAGGTTtccttaaaaaaagaaaaacatgtcTGACATAATTTTTTTCCAATGCAGGTACTGGAGATACTCCGTAAACGAGCATGGAACCCAAGATGTACCTGCAATGATAGAAAAGATTAATCAAGTTAAAACCCATGAACTAAGAGCAAGTCCTGCTATTGAAGAAGAAACAAGTGATGATCAGCCTTATAGTCTTTGTGCAATTTGCCACAGTCTGGGAGGTGCAGCGATACTGATGTATGTCATAACACGCCGAATTGAAGAGAAACCACATAGACTCTCAAGGTTGATCCTCCTATCTCCTGCAGGGTTCCATGAAGACTCCAATCCAGTGTTTGCAATAGCAGAATACTTGTTTCTCATGATGGCTCCCCTTTTAGCTCCTATTATGCCTGGATTATATATACCAACAAAGTTTTTCCGTATGCTTTTGAACAAGTTGGCTAGAGATTTTCAAAACTACCCTGCTCTTGGAGGCCTGGTTCAGACACTCATGAGTTATGTTGTTGGCGGTGACAGTTCAAACTGGGTAGGGGTGATGAGTTTGCCCCATTACAATATGAATGATATGCCAGGAGTTTCATTTTATGTTGCTCTTCACTTGGCGCAGATGAAACGTGCAGGAAGGTTCATAATGTTTGATTATGGGAGTGTCTCAGCCAATATGGATGAATATGGAGCACCTGAGCCGTTGGATCTAGGTGAATATTATGAGCTTATCGACGTGCCAGTTGATTTGGTTGCCGGTAAGAAAGATAGGGTTATCCGGCCAACCATGGTCAAAAGGCACTATAAGTTGATGAAGGATTCTGCCGTTGAAGCTTCATATAACGAGTTTGAATATGCTCATTTGGATTTCACATTTTCACATCGGGAGGAACTCTTGGCTTACGTTATGTCTCGCATGCTTTTGGTTAACCCATCTAAGCAACAACATAGTCAAAAGTCAGATAAGCTCAAGAGAAGAGATACCAACAGATTTACTTCCAACATTGCTGCCGAGGCTTCATCATCAACCTAGGTTACTGTAATATCCTGAATACAAAGGTTCCCATTGATGTTTTTGTTGTATTTTACTCAATATTGTTGTATATGAGCTAGCTATAGTGTGTACATTTCTGTTCATATCCTTTCTCTTTTTTCCCTGTTCTTTTTATAGAGGGGATGTAAGACTGCAAGAGTACTCGGAAAAGAATACTTGTGTAGGATAAATTTAGGTTTCAGGTGCAGGCAGGTAGTTGTTGATAAATTGCATTTCTTGTACGCTAGAGAAAATGATTATTCTGTATTGGTCTTCCCGTAACTTTCTTTCTGTGACTTGCTGGTAATGCTGCTCCCAAGAGTTTTAACTAGCGGTCTGTGATCTTACCATTATTTCTCATTGTCCTCCCACTATATGTTCGGTTGATTTTTTTAAGGAGGGGATCAACTCACACTTTTACAGTTTTGCTATAAGAATCCTACTATGTTGCACTGACACAGGGCACAGTTATGACATGACACGGTTATGTGGACACGTCAAATCTTAAAAAAACGGGATACAGGGACATGTATGTGGATAtgttaaatcttaaaaaaacgGGATACAGGGACATGTTTATGTATTATTCACACCACTAAagtgaaattttataacaatctACTCGACAAAATAATTATTCTTATTTTTATAATACTTGATtactaattaaataaaattaataatagtGTAATAATAACAAAGTTTTTCATGAATAATGTTTGGTTTTGACTAAAAGGAGAATAAATCAACATCACatttagtttattttgattttccaaaCCAAAGTGAATCTTTTATGGCGTGTCCGAGAGTGTCCAGTTAGTGTCTGCAAAGTGTCCAATGTCAATTTTTCCACAACATGTGGTGATGTGGCGTGTTCATCGCGTGTCGTGTCCGTCCGTGTGTCCGCCACGGTTACATCATCTTTCTTGGCGTGTCCGTGCAACATAGGAATCCTGTTATTGGGGTTGTAGGGGGCTTAGTTTTTGGGGGCTTAAAATGATAACCAAAACCAAAGCGTGGATAGGGAGGGATCTAATTtatgtaaaagttcaaaaatacccTTAATCATTTTAACTTATTACCCTTCTACCCTTCaatcaactaattaatctaataaaaaaaaaattgaaatcattaaaatttaaaaaaccgaaaatcataaaaaaagaagaacggaaatcactggttcccttttcCTTCTCGTCTTCTcctatctttcttttctttttcttcttctcttcttcgtttgagacgattaatcgtcgattcaaaaaaaaatcgtCGTCGATTAAATTCATTGTATAAGACCATGAAGACAaagaaaaacctaggaaaatcGTCGTTGAATCCACCTATTCCTGAAGCAGAGAAATCAACTTCATcaatgatgaaactgaagatcaagaagaagtgaataaaAGAGCTGAACCAACCGCCGAGAATCCTGATATGACTGCAATAAGGTATGAACTGAAAACCCCACTCTTTATTTAAGCGTTTGAATAACTTTTCGGTTGGTTTCGAAAAATTTAGGcctgaaaaaacagtttctgaaactgcttacggctgggagttcttgttTTTCCAACCGTAAATAGGTCTTACGGTTCAGATCATAAGAACTCCCAGCCATAAATATGTCTTACGGTTGGGAtctctaagaactcccagccagGGTTTTTAAACTCGTACGAGTCACGAGTTGACTCGTACGATTCGCGTCATTTCATCTCAAATCGAGTTGAATCGTGTCTCTGACTCGAAAGACACACATAATCGCATTTTTTGACTTTTCCTGAATCGTTGACCAAGTCAACAAACTTTAAGGCTGGAGAGGTTCGAACTTGAACCCTCGAGCTTATACGTGCGCAACCTTCACCACTGAACCATCTTGGCCGTTGGTGATTATTATGAACGTATTTTCAATTTATAAGATAAAAGGTCAAAGTTTTACCAACCATTTCATTTAGTTCATTAATATTTATAAGCACATATTAAAATATAACGATTCAGTAATCAACCATGAATCTACGTTTCACGATTCAATATACGATTCGATTCATCAAAATAAAAAACGATTCACGATTCGATTTACGATTTAAAAACCTTGCTCCCAGCCGTAAAACAGGCGATGCGTACGAGAGTTCAGAAATCCTAGCCGTATATTCTTCTGTGTTGGAATTTTTTTTCAGCGGTAGTGTTTACGTCTAGGTTTTTTCTATCCGTAATTTTGTTTCCTAACCGTAAGTTTTGTCTCCTAGCCGTTTTTTGTGTAACGGCTAGGAAAATCCTAGCCGTACTGTTACTATGCTGAAAATTAAACCATATGTATCTTTCACGTATAGGTTTTCCTATCTGTAATTTGAGTAACCAATCCGCAAATTATGTTTCCTAGACGTTATTTGTTTTACATCTAGGTCGATTACTAAATATCCTATCCGTAAAAAAAAATTGCTTGTGGAACTGTCAATTTTTCCTAGTCGTGTTTGTTGTCACGGCTTGGTTCTGTCTAGATTTCCCAACCATTTTTACTTATTTGCTTTTGTTTGTCTTTGAACAGAGCAAATGAAAAGAGGAATAAAAGATCACAAGAAGTAACACCTTGTAATGACCCGACTCCGCAACCTCGTCACACAAAGCCATTGGGTGCAAACGCAAGGAATGCAAATGGAGTTGTGACTGTTGGAGGACGTGAAGGTAtaggaaatggagttggagatGGAACTGCTGTAGGAAGTGAAGGTGGAGTTTCCACAGGTGGAAGAAGTGAAGGTGGAGTTGCTgttactggaggaactgaagttgtAGTTGCCACAGATGGAGAAAGTGAATGTGGACTTGTTGTTACTGGAGGAAGTGAAGTTGGAGTTGGTGTTACTGGAGAACTGAAGTTGGAGTTGGCACTTCTAGAAGAAATGAAGGAGacccaaatgaagaagaagaagaagaagaacaagaagaagaagaagaaaactttgCCGAAACAAGTGGTGCCGCTATTGATAAAGGTAAATCTGTAATGGAGGAGgacaagaaggaaaagaagaagtatGCATCAAAAGAAACGGCAAGACAAATCATTTATGCTATGGTGTTTTTACCTCCTAAGAAGAATGGGAGACCTTAGGGTGAGCCAAAAGATAGATCCTCTTGTTTGGTTACCAGTCATCATGGGTTGCTAGGGTCTGTGTcgcaaaggtaataaatcaaacttaatatatgttattttcattttattatggatATTTAATTGTAACAACCAAAATTTTATATTCTTTGTAGTTTCCCGATAAACGGGTCCCTAAACTAAAACACCAACAAGGAAAATTTTGGCCATTGGATAGAGAGCATTTGGATGTGATAGCTTTGGTAAAAGCTTCGGGGTTATGGTCTAGAATCGAGGCTTTGCAGAATACCTATGATTTTGTGACAGTTTGTGATTTTAGAGAAAGATTCTGGCCCAAAACCATGACTTTTCTACTCCCGTTCGGCGAGATGACTATGACTCCGGATGATGGAGAAAGAATATATAGAAATAAGAATAAGGGTTTGCTTCGCTTTGAACGAAGAAAAACGTTTCCAGGTCTTTTAGGTAGCCAAATTTGAAACATTAGTCAATTTAGAAACAATTGCATTTTTTAGGTTAAGGTCCGAAAGAGCCTTTGTTAGATCAATTATTGCAAACGGCTGCCTACAACCCAGGAATAATTGAgggaaatttggaaaatattgagATAATGGTGAAATCAAAAATGAGTGGAAAACCTGATAAAGTTTGGATATTTATAGTTATTAAGGGATCCAATCATCGATGATCAAGTAGGAAAATGGCGTAGAGAAAGAAAAATCGCTTGATAAAAAAAAGAGTTATTTACAATATATAATAAACCTGTACCTAACGTAACAATTCAAAATACTGGACctaaaagaaaaaagacaaaTTCTAATTCGAAAGAATTGAGTTTGTTTTGTTTTAGCAAAAaaagttttgttttttgtttattcCATATACACCCTATTTTACTCGAATGAGCGTTCTGAAAAAACTTAAGTTTCAAGTTCTATAAAATGAAGATTCCTTAGTTATGTTCCTTCCCCCATGTTAACAAAACATCAATTCCTCGCATCTCATTTCAAAATACTTTAATTGGTACAAGCAAGAAATAAGCCAATTATGGCTCTTTTTGTTCAATTTCTCGTGGAGTCAGATTCTCATCAGTACAAGCCAAGAGAATGGATCCTTGACATCTGACTTCCATATAAAGGACATGACGAGGAAAAAGACCTTTTTTAATTTCGATTCTAATCGACTGGACATCTCTCATAAGAAATCGAAGGAAGATACGACGATTTATTTCAGGAAATCCTCAACGAAAAATAcgcattattttttcttttcaatcgaATCGGTCATAACCACTACCTACATTCCACGAAATTGTACACCATAAATAGGAGCTAATGAATAGACTCGGGATCCCATAGAAAGACATAACAATGCCTTGTGAAAAAAATAGGATTTCCTGATACGGGAATAAGGATATCAGATTCCTACCAAGATAACTAGAAGTTCCAACCAATAAGGACCCTAGTGAACCTAAAATAAGGATACACGCCTACCAGAAATTACTTGTTCTTCCACACTGCGTTATAAATTCTATCCATATACGTTCGGAGCGAATAACCTTGTTGAATTTTATTAAAATCCAGTTTCATTTTACTGGCATTGGGAGAATAACCCAAAtaaatttttctttactttttttgtTCCCAAAGTAACTATCATCAACTAGCATTATTAATGATGTGAACCATTAGAAATATACAATAGATTAGACCAGAAGAGTTGATattgcataaaaaaaaaggtagagTTGACACTGAGTCGGGTCGTGGGGAACATACTTCCCCCATAACGGAAGCCTTTTGTTCCGGAACAAGTCCCGGGTAGGCTAGAGATTTTATCTCATGAAGATTTTATCTCATAAAAGTGTGGCAAAGTTTTTAAGCCGGATTGCCGGCCTAGACATAACTTACACAAAGGCAGGAGAAAATCCTTGACACATTTTGTGTCGCGTTCATTTTGGTACATAAGGTGAAGTAGTCACCACTTTAATGAGATTTCGCATTCGCAACCATTAGAGTGGTATCTCTACTTAATCCTTGTCTCGGGTGCAGGGCTACGGGGAGAGTCACCCTTCACAATTCTGCCATAACGGTTTACAAGTTCATAGTTTACACAATCCTGCAAAAAAGGACAATCGAAAATAAGAAAAtcaattcacataccttttatatGGATCGCTGCTCTCCACGCACTTCTATCGAGCGCAAGGTTTACGCAATGATCTATCCCCAAAACCGAAACCAGAGCCTTTTGTCCCGGAACAAGTCCAGGGTAGGCTAGAAACAATCTCATAAAAGTGTGGCAATTGTTTTTACGCCGGCTCGCCTGCCTAGAAGCAACTTGCACAGAGACAAGATAAAATCCTTGGAACATTCCGTGCCTCGTTCGTTTTGGGTACAGAGAGTGCAGTAGTCAACACTTCAATGGGATTATATATTCACGACCATTAGAGTAATGTATCTACTTACTCCATGTCTCGGGTGCAGGGCTACGAGGGTGATTGCCCCTTCACAATCCTGCAAGCTGCAGAGATACGGGGGgagtccccccccccccccccccccttcacAGTTCTGCCATGGTGTTTTACATGTTCATAGCTTGCATAGGCCTACTAAAGAGACAATATAAAATAATATGGTTAGTTCACGTACCTCGTGCACATACCTTGTTCCCATGGGTCGCAGCTCTTCATGCATTTCTGTCAAATGTCAACTCTTTCTCTAGCTTCTGCCAACTGGGGTCCCATTTGACCAGCTTCGTGATTCTACGTCATCCTGTTAAAGAGACAGTCGAAGATAATAGGATCAGTTCACATACCTTGCACACATACCTAATTCACATGGATTATTGCTCTCCACGCACTTCTGTCAAACACCAACTCTTTCTCCAAGCCCCGCCGGGTCAGATCCCGTATAACCAGTTCATCTCAGGTCAATTTCGGCCGCCCTCAACGCTTCATCCTTACTGTTGTGCGTGTGATGCGTCTTAAGCGAACCAGGGCATCTGGTGGTCTTCGTTGGAGATGCCCAAACCAACATAGTCGATGTTGGGTGAGCATATCCTCGATTGGCGCTACCCCAAGTTTGTTGCGAACAAAATCATTTCTGATTTTGCCATGCCTTGTATGTCTATAGAACCACCTCAGCATCCTCATCTCTGTTGCATGGAGTTCTGTAATGTGCGGATTTCTAGTCGCCCAACATTCTTCTCCATACAACATCACAGGTCGGATCGCCGTTTTGTAGAACTTCCTTTTAGTTTAGCTGGGACCTTACGGTCACACGGGACTCCCGTCGCCAATTTCCATTTTGCCCACCCTACCTGGGTTCTATGTCGAATGTCCTCACGGATATCCTCATCACTTTTGATCATGGATCCCAAATAATGGAAGGATTCTTTCCTTGGTACAATCTTCCCGTCCAGTAAGACTTCTCCAGCATCAGGCTTGGTGTCTTCGAAATCACACCTCAAATACTCCGTCTTGGTTCCATTGAGTTCGAAGCCCTTCGATTCCAGAGTTTTCCTCCAACACTCTAGTTTGTCTTCTACCTCTTTCTTTGATTCCTCAATAAGCGCTGCATCCTCTGCGAAGAGCATACACCAAGGGATCTTACCATGTATGTCCCTCGTAACTTGATCTCACCATGTATATCCCCGTACACAATGATTTAtccccaaaccaaaaccaaaaccaaatcctTTTTCCAGTAGAAAGTACCGAGTAGGCCAGAGATTATCTCATAAATGTATAACATAGTTTTTACGCCGGCCTGTCAACCCTCGCACAACCCGCACTACGGCAGGCAAATACTTGACGCTACCCGCGATGAGTTTGTTTTACTTTTGGGGCCAGATGAAGAGGAAATCACCATTTtaatgggattacaaattctcGACCATTAACGCGGATATACCCACACCCTATCCAGGTTGCAGAAGCTACGAGGGATTCCCCCCTTCACAGTCCTTCCAACTACAGAGCTGCAGGGGGATTCCTCCCTTCACAAACTTCATGGTTGCATTTACGTGTTTGCTGATTGAGGGACATGAAATTTAACATGAAGATAAGGGGGGTCGTTAGTCTACGTACCGAAATCCTACCTCTTCCACGTGGATCACCGCTCTCCATTATATCTGTTGAACGCCTTCTCCTGTGATAAGTTTCGCTTGCTCATGTCCCACTTTACAGACTCATCCCATGTCAGCTTCGGTCGGCCTATGCATTTCATCCTTTCTTCAGCGTGCCTGATGCGACCTACTCGAACTGGTGCATCAGGCGGTCTTCGCTGGAGATCCCCAAACCAGCGCAACCAATGCTGGGTGAGCATCTCCTCCATTGGTGCTATCACAAGTTTCTTACGTACGTACTCATTCCTGATCCGATCATGCCTCGTATGCCTGCATGCCCACCTCAGCATACGCATCTTGGTACCGTGCAACTTCAATATGTCCCGACTATTCGTCGCCCAACATTCCGCACCATACAACATCGCAGGCCTAATCGCCGATTtgtaaaacttacctttaagcttTAGCGGAATTTTGCGATCACAAAGGACGCCAGATGCCAAGCACCATTTCGCCTAGCCAGTCTGAGCCCGATGTCGAATATCCTCCTCGATTCCTCCATCGCTTTGGATAATAGATCCCAGGTAGCGAAAGGAATCTTTCCTTGGTACAAGTTGTCCATCTAGCAGAATGTCCCCCTCATTTGCCCCGAGTCGCTGAAATTGCACCTCAGATACTCAGTCTTGGTCCTATTAAGTTTGAATCCCTTTGATTCTAGAGTCTGGCGGCACAACTCTAGCTTTTCCTCAACCTCTTTCTTTGACTCGCCAATAAGCGCCACATCGTCTGCGAAGATCATACACCAGGGGATCTCACCCTGGATGTACCTCGTAACTTGATCTATCACTAGGGAAAAAATATAGGGGGTCAAGGTTGATCCCTAATGTAGCCCTATCTTGATCGAGAAATCGCTCGAGACTCCGCCGCTCGTCCGGACACCAATAACCGTGCCCTCGTACATATCCTTGATTAAGTTCATGTACTTCGGCGATACATTATTCTGTTCGAGTTCCCACCACATTACTTCACGCGATATTTTGTCATAAGCTTTCTCCAAGTCTATGAATACCATGTGCAGGTCCCGTTTTTGCTCCCTGTATCTTTCCATAAGTTGTCTAACCAGGAAAATTGCCTTCGTGGTCGATATTTCAGGCATAAATCCAAATTGGTTCAATGAGACGTTGGTTTCTCTGCGTAATCGTCGGTCGATAACGCGTTCCCACagctgaaaaagagggggtctaacaaccacacccaaaatttcgcttagcaatctgtatggaccaactccaatatactttcaagagaatcaactagatagtcagactcaatcttaagaaaagtatatcaaagagttatatctcaatttctcaattcaatccgcaatcaaacaaataggaatttgtgagcccgattgaatataagaaataacttggacggtatcaaaaaccaatatccaagtgtcaatcaatttaatcaataaccaaaggttggattcacaattgattgaacttacgcacaacctgtgatatctcaattatataaacaaatataatgcggaaaagaaataacacagacaccgaaaattttgttaacgaggaaaccgcaaatgcagaaaaacccgggacctagtcctgatttgaacaccatactgtattaagccgctacagacactagcctactcaaagttaacttcagaatggaatgtagttgagccctaaccaatgtcacactgatcaaggtacagttgcgctccttatgtctctgaatcccatcaggattctacacacttgattcccttagttgatctcacccacaactaagagttgctacgacccaaagtcgaagacttgataaacaaatctgtctcacacaaaaaagtttattgaatagataaatcttctcccacagataaacttatGAGTTtcgttccgtattttgataaatcaaggtgaacaggaaccaattgatataccagacttatattcccgaagaacatcctagaaatatcaatcacctcacaataatcttaattgtatggtagcgaaacaagatattgtggaatcttacatatcggagatttaatctcgatccaatcttagagaagataatactcaatcacgatagaaaacaacaagatcagataacgcaactacatagaaaatagttgtgtctggtttcacaatcccaatgaattcttcaagtcgttaacctacagggtttggtgaaaaacctaaggtttaaggagaatcgactctagtcgcaactagtatcacacaagaggtgtggggattaggtttcctagttgctagagttctcctttatatagtcttcaaatcagggtttgcaatcaatgttaccttggaaaagcattcaatattcaccgttagatgaaaacctgattagattcaagctaatatctttcaaccattagatcacacttagcttgttatacacaaatgaaatgtaccttcatttagatatgagtaaccgtacctaaacgtgtacaccttgttggctcaacaatagttaaccgaagttagccatatgaacactttcatatcaaccatattcatcttaaccataactagttcaaatgactcaaatgaaactagttctagagttgttcaattgtttatattctcatagaagtatacaagacacaattgaagcgaaatcgattttgattcactcgaataaagtcatgaatattatagccaccgtttgcattccttattatataaatttattagttcatgaacaaaccgattttagaacattatccactcaggtatgcaaacgggtacgcataccttagtgtccgtactaagtttgggttcgccagtatgcgaacgggtacgcatacgcccaaaatcagcagaaatttccggaccCGAACCttacaccagtacgcgtaccggtatgtgtacaagGTTCTCGGACTTTCTCAAACCAACcaatacgcatatgggtatgcatactatggttcccggacatggatgacatatatgcaagtacgcatactatgcttaaatacaattgttctaaactctcatttcaaccattgaaacattctcagaagacaggaatagctgtctcacacaaactattagcttcaaagcaattttcaagtgatcgaataatcagtacgaaatattccgagtctaagtcaaatgactgtctcacacaaatcatgtaatatgttaccaagatattttcacatgatcatgttttgactttcgtcaagaatataagatga comes from Papaver somniferum cultivar HN1 chromosome 7, ASM357369v1, whole genome shotgun sequence and encodes:
- the LOC113298387 gene encoding uncharacterized protein LOC113298387; translated protein: MQRLVDNVLAVTKESVKTFTYESLNNIARLINGISALLLAILPGKATILEGMHGWELRPSFRGPRFPRWMENGVSSFNQFIHELSVDSDTSSSTDYTSGEEDYDENMYPSTPLSHSSRLSRASSYKYDKHRTRWFKWLFSWILWPVTFLLGIPFYLYRLAGLRGSSNPATLGSHHPSPRLNSGRKPSLFKDHVVHCRTDRRRGVIEDLQLAIEIFIETIFDFVHKAAHCLLSPSEAVRVFYGWFSFHESGTRENPDGNLDTSIPTATLGENDPSPTERQATFHQSLNTDARTCEDVITELGYPYEAIRVVTSDGYVLLLERIPRRDSRKAVYLQHGILDSSMGWVSNGVVGSPAFAAFDQGYDVFLGNFRGLVSREHVDKGLSSRQYWRYSVNEHGTQDVPAMIEKINQVKTHELRASPAIEEETSDDQPYSLCAICHSLGGAAILMYVITRRIEEKPHRLSRLILLSPAGFHEDSNPVFAIAEYLFLMMAPLLAPIMPGLYIPTKFFRMLLNKLARDFQNYPALGGLVQTLMSYVVGGDSSNWVGVMSLPHYNMNDMPGVSFYVALHLAQMKRAGRFIMFDYGSVSANMDEYGAPEPLDLGEYYELIDVPVDLVAGKKDRVIRPTMVKRHYKLMKDSAVEASYNEFEYAHLDFTFSHREELLAYVMSRMLLVNPSKQQHSQKSDKLKRRDTNRFTSNIAAEASSST
- the LOC113295211 gene encoding uncharacterized protein LOC113295211, which produces MESGDPRGREDAALIEESKKEVEDKLECWRKTLESKGFELNGTKTEYLRCDFEDTKPDAGEVLLDGKIVPRKESFHYLGSMIKSDEDIREDIRHRTQVGWAKWKLATGVPCDRKVPAKLKGSSTKRRSDL